A part of Melittangium boletus DSM 14713 genomic DNA contains:
- the ilvC gene encoding ketol-acid reductoisomerase, with amino-acid sequence MTRVFYDADADLAALRGLTVSVYDYGSVGRAQALNLRDSGVRVLVCERPDTPGARRAAEDGFELVAARGEAARRGDVLALLVADLAQEALFREAIAPELRPGKMLLFYHGFALHYGRVKPPRDVDVVMIAPKGPGDLLRQTFVKGRGVPCLVAVHQDASGHAWERALAYGKALGATRAGLIETNFREETETDLFGEQAVLCGGTSELVRASYETLVGAGYAPEVAYFEVLHELKLVVDLMYEHGISGMRERISETAVYGDLTRGPRVVDAGVRERLKEILGEIQDGRFAREWMAENAEGKPRFKRLLEEGQNHPIEGVGRRLRAMMPWFHEG; translated from the coding sequence GCGCGGGCTGACGGTGTCCGTCTATGATTACGGAAGCGTGGGGCGGGCGCAGGCGTTGAACCTGAGGGACTCGGGAGTGCGGGTCCTGGTGTGCGAGCGCCCGGACACGCCCGGGGCCCGGCGCGCGGCGGAGGACGGCTTCGAGCTCGTGGCCGCGCGGGGGGAGGCAGCGCGGCGGGGAGACGTGCTGGCGCTGCTGGTGGCGGACCTGGCGCAGGAGGCGCTGTTCCGCGAGGCCATCGCGCCCGAGCTGAGGCCGGGGAAAATGCTGCTCTTCTACCATGGCTTCGCGCTGCACTACGGCCGGGTGAAGCCGCCCCGGGACGTGGACGTGGTGATGATCGCCCCGAAGGGCCCGGGGGACCTGCTGCGCCAGACGTTCGTGAAGGGGCGGGGAGTGCCCTGTCTGGTGGCGGTGCACCAGGACGCGTCGGGACACGCCTGGGAGCGGGCGTTGGCGTACGGCAAGGCGCTGGGCGCGACGCGGGCGGGGCTCATCGAGACGAACTTCCGGGAGGAGACGGAGACGGACCTGTTCGGCGAGCAGGCGGTGCTCTGCGGGGGCACGTCGGAGCTGGTGCGCGCGAGCTACGAGACGCTGGTGGGGGCGGGGTACGCGCCGGAGGTGGCGTACTTCGAGGTATTGCATGAGCTCAAACTGGTGGTGGACCTGATGTACGAGCACGGCATCTCGGGGATGCGCGAGCGCATCAGCGAGACGGCGGTCTACGGGGACCTGACGCGGGGGCCGAGGGTGGTGGACGCGGGCGTGCGCGAGCGGTTGAAGGAAATCCTGGGGGAAATCCAGGACGGCCGGTTCGCGCGGGAGTGGATGGCGGAGAACGCGGAGGGCAAGCCCCGGTTCAAGAGGCTCCTGGAGGAAGGCCAGAATCACCCCATCGAGGGGGTGGGCCGCCGCCTGAGGGCGATGATGCCATGGTTCCACGAGGGCTGA
- a CDS encoding response regulator translates to MALPLRTVLLVDDSLMYRKLLGDLFRDLGVPEVVELPTGWAAMHYLREGRPDLVCVDLVLPDVSGFGLCGHIRATPEIANLPVLVVSSRNQPEDKARAMRAGASGYLSKPFTVEDFHECVRQVLAAVPSQT, encoded by the coding sequence ATGGCGCTCCCCCTGCGCACGGTTCTCCTCGTCGATGATTCCCTGATGTACCGCAAGCTGCTCGGAGACCTGTTCCGGGACCTCGGAGTGCCGGAGGTGGTGGAACTGCCCACGGGCTGGGCGGCCATGCACTACCTGCGCGAGGGGCGGCCGGACCTCGTGTGCGTGGACCTGGTGCTCCCGGATGTGTCGGGCTTCGGCCTGTGTGGGCACATCCGGGCCACGCCGGAGATCGCGAACCTGCCGGTGCTGGTGGTGAGCTCGCGCAATCAGCCGGAGGACAAGGCCCGAGCCATGCGCGCGGGGGCCTCGGGCTACCTGAGCAAGCCCTTCACGGTCGAGGACTTCCACGAGTGCGTGCGCCAGGTGCTGGCGGCCGTGCCGTCCCAGACGTGA
- a CDS encoding AAA family ATPase has translation MYITQLHVKNLKRMRNLTLDFRHEGKPRMWTVFVAENGACKTTLLQAIALAASGFTRANQLADVPSLPDLRAPSASVAIKAEFAFGTRQDKWRVLSRFESVTKDDAPVVLRSLLDIESAQSIFLGDSWFESSKTPKSLNDEQIEFDTASAFILKTVGSIVSDRLKSSMKQEDVPDFGLGKDSAYKRMLRRLLARPDPVSESRAEGFPGWFVSGYGTQRQLPVPLGSTELKDRVLNRLEPLFGKAPLVGTGFANQFVDTPLFEPFIRALQKVLVDNRLLPHVDAVELRGRGGMSQAGDLVRSHSFEFEFSGQKTKVPATWLSQGYQSTIAWIADVIGQMYLDVGEPIPLEDMEGIVLIDELDLHLHPSWQVRLVPVLKRVFPRIQFIVTTHSPMLLPALERHEIVMLRLDENGDVVAEPPPASPKLMTGSEIYSSFFNIQKLYPSDLGDELRRYTYLSSDPTRTDEEDTEMLRLQKKLTEAGLDLGLPPVPRDLP, from the coding sequence ATGTACATCACCCAACTGCACGTGAAGAACCTGAAGCGCATGCGGAACCTGACCCTCGACTTCAGGCACGAGGGCAAGCCGCGCATGTGGACCGTGTTCGTCGCGGAGAACGGGGCATGCAAGACGACGTTGCTCCAGGCCATCGCCCTGGCGGCGAGTGGATTCACTCGTGCGAACCAGCTCGCGGATGTTCCTTCCTTGCCGGACTTGAGAGCGCCTTCGGCTTCAGTCGCGATCAAGGCGGAGTTCGCGTTTGGAACGAGACAGGATAAATGGCGCGTTTTGTCTAGATTTGAGTCTGTTACAAAAGACGATGCTCCAGTTGTGTTGCGTAGCCTTTTGGATATTGAGAGCGCCCAATCAATATTCCTAGGGGATTCCTGGTTCGAGTCTTCTAAGACGCCTAAGTCTTTGAATGATGAACAGATTGAATTTGATACTGCTTCTGCTTTTATATTGAAAACCGTTGGTAGCATTGTATCTGATAGGCTTAAGTCCTCAATGAAGCAAGAGGACGTGCCGGACTTTGGGCTGGGTAAGGATTCTGCTTATAAGCGCATGTTGCGTCGGCTGTTGGCTCGGCCGGACCCGGTTTCAGAGTCAAGGGCTGAGGGTTTTCCTGGTTGGTTTGTCTCGGGATATGGGACGCAACGTCAGCTTCCTGTGCCGCTCGGCTCCACTGAATTGAAGGATCGCGTTCTAAATCGGCTTGAACCCCTCTTTGGGAAAGCGCCGCTTGTTGGTACTGGTTTCGCGAATCAATTCGTGGATACGCCTTTGTTCGAGCCGTTCATTCGTGCCCTTCAAAAAGTTTTGGTCGATAATCGGCTACTGCCGCATGTGGATGCGGTCGAGTTGCGAGGCCGGGGCGGCATGTCACAAGCCGGGGATTTGGTCAGATCCCACAGCTTCGAATTCGAGTTCTCCGGGCAGAAAACCAAGGTCCCAGCGACGTGGTTGTCTCAGGGATACCAGTCCACCATCGCGTGGATCGCCGACGTCATCGGCCAGATGTACCTCGATGTTGGAGAGCCCATCCCTCTGGAGGACATGGAGGGAATCGTCCTCATCGACGAACTCGATCTCCACCTTCATCCGTCCTGGCAGGTGCGGCTCGTTCCGGTGCTCAAGCGCGTCTTCCCCCGCATTCAGTTCATCGTGACGACCCATTCGCCCATGCTCCTGCCGGCGCTGGAGCGGCACGAAATCGTCATGCTGCGCCTGGACGAGAACGGAGACGTGGTCGCGGAGCCGCCACCGGCATCACCCAAGTTGATGACGGGCAGTGAGATCTATTCGAGCTTCTTCAACATCCAGAAGCTCTACCCGAGTGATCTCGGCGACGAGTTGCGCCGCTACACCTACTTGTCGAGCGATCCGACGCGCACAGACGAAGAGGACACCGAGATGCTGCGCTTGCAGAAGAAGCTCACGGAGGCGGGCCTGGACCTGGGCCTGCCGCCCGTGCCGAGGGACCTGCCGTGA